One part of the Cyclobacteriaceae bacterium genome encodes these proteins:
- the apaG gene encoding Co2+/Mg2+ efflux protein ApaG, producing the protein MVTEITQGIRVTVETEYQPAYSSPSQYHYVFTYKITIENQSENTIQLLRRHWYIVDAGYAPREVEGEGVVGQQPILEPGQSHQYVSGCNLKSGIGKMTGTYLMERIVDGTQLNIIIPEFVMIAPIRLN; encoded by the coding sequence ATGGTAACTGAAATAACCCAAGGAATACGCGTAACCGTGGAAACGGAATACCAACCGGCCTACTCCAGTCCCAGTCAGTACCACTATGTTTTTACCTACAAGATTACCATCGAAAATCAAAGTGAAAATACCATTCAGTTATTGCGCAGGCACTGGTATATTGTTGATGCAGGTTATGCCCCGCGTGAAGTAGAAGGCGAAGGTGTTGTTGGACAGCAACCCATACTAGAACCGGGCCAGTCGCACCAATATGTTTCAGGCTGTAATTTAAAATCGGGCATTGGTAAAATGACCGGAACATACCTGATGGAACGTATAGTTGACGGAACCCAATTGAATATAATCATCCCTGAATTTGTGATGATTGCCCCAATCCGATTAAATTGA
- the lepB gene encoding signal peptidase I, with protein MKDVVGKPTWWFIYLVIPVVNFFAYYVLIFEVLRCYGRNSLWSQILIIFTGFFYLIYLGLSPSAKYLGKFDQLPPEEKKSVLTEWTEAITFAVIAATLIRWLIMEAYTIPTPSMENSLLVGDFLFVSKFHYGTRTPKTPLQLPLTHQKIWFTELPSYVDWIQLPQYRLPGISEVKSGDVVVFNIPPKRLNENKDYPVDLKTNYIKRCVAAAGETLQIVDSKILVNGKEFKDHPLVQWSYKVKATGIINERNLDKLGIGAEDYQVLGRPDDSTVEYIMWLNPTTAEEMKGLSYIKSVIREENESTIGIFPFSEYYGYGAGFENKLKWSLDNFGPLWIPKRGETISINDSTLALYGYIITAYDHQSDAKIENKKLLINGQAVTSYTFNQNYYFMMGDNRHNSLDSRYWGFVPEDHIVGKGFFIWLSIDPNQKFLNKIRWKRFFKMIE; from the coding sequence TGAAGTTTTACGGTGCTATGGCCGAAATTCACTATGGAGCCAGATCCTGATCATTTTCACCGGATTCTTTTACCTGATCTACCTGGGCTTAAGCCCCTCGGCAAAATACCTGGGCAAATTCGATCAATTGCCCCCTGAAGAAAAGAAATCGGTACTTACCGAATGGACTGAAGCCATAACCTTTGCCGTGATTGCCGCAACCCTCATTCGGTGGTTGATCATGGAAGCCTACACCATACCAACACCTTCCATGGAAAATTCATTATTGGTTGGCGACTTTTTGTTCGTTAGCAAATTCCATTATGGCACCCGAACCCCAAAAACACCGTTGCAACTTCCGCTAACGCATCAAAAAATTTGGTTTACTGAACTTCCTTCCTATGTCGATTGGATCCAATTGCCCCAATACCGGCTACCCGGTATAAGCGAAGTTAAAAGTGGAGATGTGGTAGTGTTCAACATTCCGCCTAAACGGTTAAATGAAAACAAGGACTACCCTGTTGACCTGAAAACAAACTACATTAAACGATGCGTAGCCGCGGCCGGTGAAACCTTACAGATTGTTGACAGTAAGATTTTGGTTAACGGTAAGGAATTCAAAGACCACCCCCTGGTGCAGTGGAGCTACAAGGTTAAAGCTACCGGAATTATTAACGAGCGTAACCTGGATAAATTGGGCATTGGTGCTGAAGACTACCAGGTGCTTGGACGACCCGATGACAGTACCGTTGAATACATTATGTGGCTTAACCCAACAACAGCCGAAGAAATGAAAGGCCTGTCGTACATCAAGTCGGTGATAAGGGAAGAGAATGAGTCAACAATTGGAATATTCCCTTTCTCCGAATACTATGGTTATGGAGCAGGCTTCGAGAACAAATTGAAATGGAGCCTTGATAACTTTGGCCCACTGTGGATCCCGAAACGTGGAGAAACAATTTCCATTAACGACTCAACATTAGCGTTGTATGGGTACATCATTACCGCCTATGACCACCAAAGCGATGCTAAAATCGAGAACAAAAAATTACTGATTAACGGACAAGCGGTAACCTCTTACACATTTAACCAAAACTATTATTTCATGATGGGTGATAACCGTCACAACTCACTCGACTCGCGTTATTGGGGCTTTGTTCCGGAAGATCACATTGTTGGGAAAGGGTTTTTCATTTGGTTGTCAATTGACCCTAACCAGAAATTCCTGAATAAAATTCGGTGGAAAAGATTCTTTAAGATGATCGAGTAA
- the ung gene encoding uracil-DNA glycosylase: MDVKIAHSWKLRLTGEFDKPYFQHLIAFVKSEYQSAVVYPPGREIFKAFDACDFDDVKVVIIGQDPYHGPGQANGLCFSVHDGVRVPPSLVNIFKEIHADLGKPIPSSGDLERWARQGVLLLNATLTVRASSPGSHQNKGWETFTDAVIKKISDEKSNVVFLLWGAYAQKKGEIIDRSRHLVLMSAHPSPFSADRGFFGCRHFSKANEYLKSKGLKEIDW; encoded by the coding sequence ATGGACGTCAAAATAGCACATTCCTGGAAGCTGAGATTAACCGGGGAATTTGATAAACCGTACTTTCAGCACCTGATTGCGTTTGTGAAGTCTGAGTACCAATCGGCTGTTGTTTATCCCCCCGGCCGTGAAATATTTAAAGCTTTTGATGCCTGTGATTTTGATGATGTAAAGGTGGTGATCATTGGCCAGGATCCCTATCACGGCCCCGGGCAGGCCAATGGATTATGTTTTTCGGTGCATGATGGTGTGCGTGTGCCGCCCTCGCTGGTGAACATCTTTAAAGAAATTCATGCTGATTTAGGTAAGCCCATTCCTTCCTCGGGTGATCTTGAACGTTGGGCGAGGCAAGGCGTGTTACTGCTTAATGCAACCCTTACCGTTCGGGCTTCTTCACCGGGTTCGCACCAGAATAAAGGGTGGGAAACATTTACTGATGCAGTGATAAAAAAAATATCCGATGAAAAATCCAATGTCGTTTTTCTTTTATGGGGCGCTTATGCGCAGAAGAAAGGAGAAATAATAGATCGATCCAGGCACCTTGTGCTCATGTCGGCACACCCTTCTCCCTTTTCAGCCGACAGGGGATTTTTTGGTTGTAGGCATTTCAGTAAGGCCAATGAATATTTAAAAAGTAAAGGATTGAAGGAAATAGATTGGTGA
- a CDS encoding class I SAM-dependent methyltransferase, with translation MSAFFKIKTFFNYWLDAVDEHSLHSPFLFDFYTKVVKREVIAITIIESLRKQLSNDHREIDVEDFGAGSKHIAGTKRKISDIARLSLSDAKFSTLYNRIAGYCHAKTILELGTSLGINTLYLAARPQSKVYSFEGSATIAEIASISFEFGGARNIELITGNLDNTLYATLSRIPKIDLAFMDANHRYEPTLHYFESILTRTHHKSIIILDDIHDTPEMEKAWNEIKRHPLVYTSADLFRCGIVFLDPSLNKQHVVLQF, from the coding sequence TTGTCTGCCTTTTTTAAGATAAAAACATTTTTCAACTATTGGCTTGATGCCGTTGATGAGCACTCCCTGCACTCGCCCTTCCTGTTCGATTTTTACACGAAGGTTGTCAAGCGTGAAGTTATCGCCATTACCATTATTGAATCGTTGCGGAAACAACTATCAAACGACCACCGTGAAATTGACGTAGAAGATTTTGGTGCCGGTTCAAAACACATAGCGGGCACGAAACGAAAAATCAGTGATATAGCCAGGTTAAGCCTTAGTGATGCAAAATTTTCTACACTTTATAACCGGATTGCAGGTTATTGCCACGCAAAAACGATTTTGGAGTTAGGAACATCACTAGGCATTAATACACTTTACCTGGCCGCACGGCCGCAATCAAAAGTTTACTCCTTCGAAGGATCGGCCACCATTGCAGAGATTGCCTCCATAAGTTTTGAATTTGGAGGAGCCCGGAACATTGAACTCATTACCGGCAATCTCGACAACACTTTATACGCTACCCTTTCACGTATCCCGAAAATCGACCTGGCCTTTATGGATGCCAATCACCGGTATGAACCTACACTGCATTATTTCGAATCGATACTTACCCGTACCCATCACAAAAGCATTATCATCCTGGATGACATTCACGATACACCCGAAATGGAAAAGGCCTGGAACGAAATAAAAAGGCATCCGCTCGTATATACCAGTGCCGATCTGTTCAGGTGCGGAATAGTATTTTTGGACCCCTCACTAAACAAACAACACGTTGTATTACAGTTTTAA